The segment GTCCATCGAGGTGAGCAGGATTTCACCCGCACCGAGCGAGACCACTTCCTGGGCATATTCGATCGCGTCGATGCCGGTCGAGTTGCGGCCGCCATGGGTGAAGATCTCCCAGCGGTCGGAGCCGCCCGGGCGCTTGACCCGCTTGGCGTCGATCGCCACCACCACGCACTGCTCGCCGAACTTTTCGGCCGCTTCCTTGACGAACTCGCGCCGCGACACCGCAGCGCTGTTGATCGAGACCTTGTCGGCGCCGGCGCGCAACAGCGTCTTGATGTCGTCCACCTTGCGCACGCCACCGCCGACCGTCACCGGCATGAAGCAGGCCTCCGCCGTGCGCCGGACCACGTCCAGCATGATGCCGCGGTTCTCATGGGTCGCGGTGATGTCGAGGAAGGTCAGCTCGTCGGCGCCGGCCGCGTCATAGGCGATCGCGGCTTCGACGGGGTCGCCGGCATCGCGCAGGTCGACGAAATTGACGCCCTTGACGACGCGGCCGTCCTTGACGTCGAGGCAGGGGATGACGCGCACCTTGAACATTTTGCTCTCCTAGGCGGCGCGGGCGTTGCGGATCAAAGCGAGAGCGGCGGCGGGATCGAGCCGGCCGTCATAGAGCGCACGGCCGGCGATCGCGCCGGCGAGCTTTTTCGCCCGCGGCGTCAGCATCGCGTTGACGTCCTCGATCGAGGCGAGGCCGCCGGAGGCGATCACGGGGATCGAGATGGCGTCAGCCAGCGCAATGGTCGCATCGAGGTTCAGGCCTTTGAGCAAGCCGTCGCGGGCGATGTCGGTAAAGATGATGGCGGCAACGCCGGCATCCTCGAACCGCTGCGCGATCTCCAGCACCGTCACTTGCGAGGTCTCGGCCCAGCCTTCGACCGCGACCTTGCCGTCGCGGGCATCGAGCCCGACCGCGACGCGGCCGGGGAATTTTTTCGCCGCAGCCTTCACCAGCTCGGGATCGCGCACCGCGGCCGTGCCGATGATGACGCGGGTGATGCCCTTGGCGAGCCAGGCTTCGACAGTCGCAAGATCGCGGATGCCGCCGCCAAGCTGCACCGGGATCTTGATGGTCTTCAGCATCGCCTCAACGGCCTGCGCGTTCATCGGCTTGCCGGCAAAGGCGCCGTCGAGGTCGACGACGTGGAGATACTCAAAACCCTGCGTGACAAAGCTCTGCGCCTGCGCGTCAGGATCGAGGTTGAACACGGTTGCGCGCGCCATGTCGCCTTGCTCGAGGCGCACGCATTGGCCGTTCTTGAGGTCGATGGCAGGGAAGAGAATCACGGTTTCCATCGCAAAAAGTTCGAGATCAGGGCCAAGCCAAAACGCTGGCTCTTCTCGGGGTGAAACTGCGTGCCGATTGCGGTGTCCTTGGCGACGATCGCGGTGACGGGCCCGCCGTAATCGGCGCGCGCAAGCACGTCCGCCTCGCTGGCGGGATTGAGGTGATAGGAGTGCACGAAATAAGCGTGCTGACCCTTGGGGCCGAGCGGCAGCTTGTTCAGCACCGGGTGCTCGCGCAGCACCTCGAGCGTATTCCAGCCCATGTGCGGGATCTTCAGGCTCTCGTCGCGCGGCGTGATCTTCTCGACATCGCCGCCGATCCAGTTCAGGCCTTCGGTGATGACGTGCTCCTTGCCGCGGGTCGCCATCAGCTGCATGCCGACGCAGACGCCGAAGAAGGGCCGCGCCTTGACGCGCACCGCCTCGGTGATCGCCTCGACCATGCCGTTGACGGCATCGAGGCCGCGCCGGCAATCGGCGAAGGCGCCGACACCCGGCAGCACCAGACGGTCGGCGCTATAGGCCTGGTCCGGATCGCTGGTGACGAACACCTTTTGCGGGTTCTCCAGGCTGCGCGCGGCACGCTCAAACGCTTTCGCGGCGGAATGCAGGTTGCCGGAACCGTAATCGATGATGGCGACGCTCATCTTGACCCTCCCGGTTCTGGAAACAAACCAATGATGCCACCGGCCGGAATCGGCGGCGGGTTCGAAAATGGCTGGCCCGGCACGTTGCGGGTCGGCGGCGGGCCGCCGCGGTCGACGGCCCATTGATCGTTGACGATGCCGCGCTGGGTCTTGCTCCAGCGCTCGAAGAACCGGTGCTCGGCCGTGTCCTCATCGTCAGCGACGACGACGTCGAGCTGTTTCCACTTGCCGCGCGACAGCGTCCAGCGGCGCAGGCTCGAGGCCTCAAAGCCCATCAGCAGCGCGACGATCATGTTGGCAAAGAAGATCGCGCCGCGGCCGACGCCCAGGCTGTGCAGCCCGGCATCGAATGCAGCCAGGAACACGATCCAGCCGATCAACGCCAGCCACAGCCTGTTCCAGAGCAGCCAGAGCGGACCGAGCAGCATCGCCCAGAGATGAAAGCCGTCGCGCACGAACACGAACTTGTCGGTCGCGCGCAGATCGGCCCCGCCGGGGGTGGGTGCATGAACTGTGTAGACAGGCATTTTCGATGCCCCGTTCTCGAGAATTGAGTCAATGCCGTCCGCAGCGCCATCAGGCGTCGCGAGATGGAGATGTCAGCCGCCGAGCGAGCCCTTGGTGGACGGGATTTCCCCCGCCGCTTTCGGATCGATCGCAACCGCCGTCCGCAGCGCCCGCGCCAGGCCCTTGAAGCAGGACTCGGCGATATGGTGGCTGTTATCGCCATATAGGGTCTCGACGTGCAGAGTCACGCCGGCATTCATGGCGAAGGCCTGGAACCACTCGCGCACCAGCTCGGTGTCGAACTCACCGATCTTGTCGCGGGGGAAGTCGACCTTGAACACCAGGACCGGGCGGCCCGAGATGTCGATGACGACGCGCGACAGCGTCTCGTCCATGGGCATGTGCACGCCGGCATAGCGGGTGATGCCCGCCATGGTACCGAGCGCCTGCTTGACGGCCTGGCCGAGCGCGATGCCCGTGTCTTCGGTGGTATGGTGATGATCAATGTGCAGGTCGCCAACCGCCTTGACCGTGAGGTCGATGCGGGAATGGCGGGCGAGGAGATCGAGCATATGGTCGAAAAAGCCGATGCCGGTCGCGATTTTGGCCACGCCGGTGCCATCGAGGTTCACGGTGACCTCG is part of the Bradyrhizobium commune genome and harbors:
- the hisF gene encoding imidazole glycerol phosphate synthase subunit HisF is translated as MFKVRVIPCLDVKDGRVVKGVNFVDLRDAGDPVEAAIAYDAAGADELTFLDITATHENRGIMLDVVRRTAEACFMPVTVGGGVRKVDDIKTLLRAGADKVSINSAAVSRREFVKEAAEKFGEQCVVVAIDAKRVKRPGGSDRWEIFTHGGRNSTGIDAIEYAQEVVSLGAGEILLTSMDRDGTRQGFDIPLTRAIADSVPVPVIASGGVGNLDHLVDGIRDGHATAVLAASIFHFGEFTIREAKEHMARRGLPMRMDA
- the hisA gene encoding 1-(5-phosphoribosyl)-5-[(5-phosphoribosylamino)methylideneamino]imidazole-4-carboxamide isomerase, whose protein sequence is MILFPAIDLKNGQCVRLEQGDMARATVFNLDPDAQAQSFVTQGFEYLHVVDLDGAFAGKPMNAQAVEAMLKTIKIPVQLGGGIRDLATVEAWLAKGITRVIIGTAAVRDPELVKAAAKKFPGRVAVGLDARDGKVAVEGWAETSQVTVLEIAQRFEDAGVAAIIFTDIARDGLLKGLNLDATIALADAISIPVIASGGLASIEDVNAMLTPRAKKLAGAIAGRALYDGRLDPAAALALIRNARAA
- the hisH gene encoding imidazole glycerol phosphate synthase subunit HisH, with amino-acid sequence MSVAIIDYGSGNLHSAAKAFERAARSLENPQKVFVTSDPDQAYSADRLVLPGVGAFADCRRGLDAVNGMVEAITEAVRVKARPFFGVCVGMQLMATRGKEHVITEGLNWIGGDVEKITPRDESLKIPHMGWNTLEVLREHPVLNKLPLGPKGQHAYFVHSYHLNPASEADVLARADYGGPVTAIVAKDTAIGTQFHPEKSQRFGLALISNFLRWKP
- a CDS encoding DUF2628 domain-containing protein, encoding MPVYTVHAPTPGGADLRATDKFVFVRDGFHLWAMLLGPLWLLWNRLWLALIGWIVFLAAFDAGLHSLGVGRGAIFFANMIVALLMGFEASSLRRWTLSRGKWKQLDVVVADDEDTAEHRFFERWSKTQRGIVNDQWAVDRGGPPPTRNVPGQPFSNPPPIPAGGIIGLFPEPGGSR
- the hisB gene encoding imidazoleglycerol-phosphate dehydratase HisB, coding for MRTATIKRKTKETDIEVTVNLDGTGVAKIATGIGFFDHMLDLLARHSRIDLTVKAVGDLHIDHHHTTEDTGIALGQAVKQALGTMAGITRYAGVHMPMDETLSRVVIDISGRPVLVFKVDFPRDKIGEFDTELVREWFQAFAMNAGVTLHVETLYGDNSHHIAESCFKGLARALRTAVAIDPKAAGEIPSTKGSLGG